A window of the Candidatus Microthrix parvicella Bio17-1 genome harbors these coding sequences:
- the ccsA gene encoding cytochrome c biogenesis protein CcsA: MNVVALGLLGMAAVAGAVSAWRTDLRAARLVMVTVWWLATAYLITRFVALDLGLAEVAAYSRAELPSWLRGAGAWAGPSGSLLLWMTLMVTAVVLASPRGGPATRDRPAAQERQSRPGPDWVGRDLAARLAGLVSVVGAIVLAVFANPFRLATAVPVNGRGLSPVLEHPAMLIHPPLLYLAQASVIFAALWATLGANNGRRQWPGRAPVAGAAALLVLATLIGAWWAHDELGWGGWWAWDPVENTALAPLAALIASLHASSVVARLRWVQAAAGLVLLGVAAARSGLASSVHAFASNAGPAVFIGLAGVAVLGLTLRAVLSDTETGVANRARGHGSTPGFEHEVAPGDLARRQVGMIVGAATMWVVMVVVTGELAAMSLGAGWLGAGPSGANAGRVALDGGLVGRLMIPAGMTLLVGLMAYGWRAPRWVGMVLAHVGVVVFAVGVIASLGDWREFAVVPVDGQTELRGERVRVGSPRVSDDRLDLQRVEVTVTLGGSTYRSRIDRYPDLDRTRARPSRTLDWRGETEVVAAYIDDDRVGLEVRRHPGLGQVWAGGLLAATGLAVTAATALRRRRTEGDGPNDGEQPGISALTRRARTPLVSGRRGSTAQPSSEL, translated from the coding sequence GTGAACGTCGTGGCGCTCGGCCTGCTGGGCATGGCAGCGGTGGCCGGTGCCGTGTCGGCGTGGCGCACCGATCTTCGCGCTGCCCGCCTGGTGATGGTGACCGTCTGGTGGCTGGCGACGGCCTACCTCATCACCCGGTTTGTGGCCCTCGATCTTGGTCTGGCCGAGGTGGCGGCGTACTCACGCGCCGAACTGCCATCGTGGCTGCGCGGCGCCGGTGCCTGGGCGGGCCCGTCCGGCTCGCTCCTCCTGTGGATGACCCTGATGGTCACCGCTGTCGTGCTTGCATCCCCGCGTGGCGGCCCGGCAACTCGGGACCGACCTGCCGCCCAGGAACGGCAGTCTCGTCCCGGGCCCGATTGGGTGGGCCGCGACTTGGCCGCCAGGTTGGCCGGGCTGGTCAGCGTCGTTGGGGCGATCGTTCTGGCGGTCTTCGCCAACCCGTTCCGACTGGCTACGGCTGTTCCGGTCAACGGCCGCGGGCTGTCCCCGGTTTTGGAGCACCCGGCGATGTTGATTCACCCGCCGCTGCTGTACTTGGCCCAGGCCTCCGTGATCTTCGCCGCGCTCTGGGCCACCTTGGGCGCCAACAACGGGCGGAGGCAGTGGCCTGGCCGGGCGCCAGTGGCGGGTGCGGCGGCACTACTGGTGCTCGCCACGCTGATTGGGGCCTGGTGGGCTCATGACGAGTTGGGCTGGGGCGGATGGTGGGCCTGGGATCCGGTAGAGAACACCGCTTTGGCACCGTTGGCGGCGCTGATCGCCTCGCTGCACGCCTCCTCGGTCGTAGCTCGGCTCCGCTGGGTGCAGGCGGCCGCCGGGTTGGTGCTGCTTGGCGTGGCGGCGGCGCGATCCGGCCTTGCCTCTTCGGTGCACGCCTTCGCTTCGAACGCGGGCCCCGCAGTGTTCATCGGCCTAGCCGGAGTCGCCGTGTTGGGGCTGACCTTGCGGGCGGTGTTGTCCGACACCGAAACCGGGGTGGCCAACCGTGCCCGGGGCCACGGGTCCACACCCGGGTTCGAGCATGAGGTTGCACCGGGCGATCTCGCTCGACGCCAAGTGGGGATGATCGTGGGTGCTGCCACGATGTGGGTGGTGATGGTGGTGGTCACCGGCGAACTGGCTGCGATGTCGTTGGGAGCCGGGTGGCTGGGGGCGGGCCCGTCGGGGGCGAACGCCGGCCGAGTGGCGTTGGATGGCGGGTTGGTCGGTCGGTTGATGATCCCGGCGGGTATGACGCTGCTGGTGGGGCTGATGGCGTACGGCTGGCGTGCCCCCCGATGGGTTGGCATGGTGCTGGCCCACGTGGGTGTGGTTGTATTCGCGGTAGGCGTGATCGCGTCGCTGGGGGACTGGCGCGAGTTCGCCGTGGTACCGGTTGATGGGCAGACCGAACTCCGTGGGGAGCGGGTCAGGGTGGGCAGCCCACGGGTGAGCGACGATCGGCTGGACCTGCAGCGCGTCGAGGTGACGGTGACCCTTGGCGGTTCGACCTATCGGTCGCGCATCGACCGGTATCCCGACCTCGACCGAACCCGTGCCCGGCCAAGCCGAACGCTGGACTGGCGAGGAGAGACCGAGGTGGTGGCCGCCTACATCGACGACGATCGGGTGGGCTTGGAGGTGCGTCGGCACCCAGGCCTGGGTCAGGTGTGGGCCGGCGGCCTACTCGCGGCGACCGGCCTGGCGGTCACCGCAGCGACCGCCCTCCGTCGGCGTCGGACGGAAGGCGATGGTCCAAATGATGGTGAGCAACCTGGTATCAGCGCACTGACACGAAGGGCGCGTACGCCTTTGGTTTCGGGTCGTCGCGGCTCAACGGCTCAGCCTTCGTCGGAACTCTGA
- a CDS encoding type II toxin-antitoxin system Phd/YefM family antitoxin, with translation MMAQEHLALADVKNRLSEVVDQLEREHGRVVVTKHGRPAVVMLSVEDLESLEETLEIMSDQQLMDEIREGRAELAAGRGEVLTHEEVLAQVTPE, from the coding sequence ATGATGGCTCAGGAACACCTTGCTCTAGCGGACGTGAAGAACCGGCTCTCCGAAGTCGTGGACCAGCTGGAACGGGAGCATGGGCGCGTCGTCGTCACGAAGCATGGCCGACCCGCAGTCGTAATGCTGAGTGTTGAGGACCTTGAGTCGCTGGAGGAGACCTTAGAGATCATGAGCGATCAGCAGCTGATGGACGAAATTCGGGAAGGCCGTGCCGAACTTGCCGCTGGCCGGGGCGAAGTGCTCACCCACGAAGAGGTTCTCGCTCAGGTCACGCCTGAATGA
- a CDS encoding type II toxin-antitoxin system RelE family toxin yields the protein MSERRFEVEWSPRAKRSLNRLPEKVVAACVGFVHGGLLDNPHRVGKPLRFDLEGSYSARRGDFRVIYEIDDEERRVRVAIIQHRSDVYRPQ from the coding sequence ATGAGTGAGCGTCGATTTGAGGTGGAGTGGTCCCCCCGCGCCAAGCGGTCACTCAATCGACTTCCTGAGAAGGTCGTGGCTGCATGTGTGGGGTTCGTCCATGGTGGCTTGTTGGACAATCCCCACCGGGTTGGTAAGCCACTCCGATTCGACTTGGAGGGTTCCTACAGCGCCCGCCGCGGCGACTTCCGGGTCATCTACGAGATTGATGACGAGGAACGTCGAGTCAGGGTCGCGATCATTCAGCACCGAAGTGACGTATATCGACCTCAGTAG